From the Polypterus senegalus isolate Bchr_013 unplaced genomic scaffold, ASM1683550v1 scaffold_2606, whole genome shotgun sequence genome, the window CTTGTCAGTTGACCCCTTCTGCTCTATTTGTTCCTCTAAAGCTATGTACTTTCCTACACATGTCCTTAGAATGCCCTATGGTTATGGTTTTTGGGTGTAATTTTATCAAAGTTTCATCTATTCTTTCCTGTAAATCTCCTTCTTCCCTCAAATTTTCACGGTTTTGGATTATTCTCTCTAGCAACAACTTTCCTAAGTTGGCCTTAAACTTTCCTAGTTTGCCatcttaatttatggtacattttAAACTCTTTATCTTATATTGCCTGAATTTATTTACTGCAAGGATTAATGACATATCCAtcttgcattttaaattaacagtcctCTGCACAACTTGAGCATAGATATATGGACATTACTTTgtttcactttattattgttaAGCCTTTTATGTTATCTTTGTTTATACAAAGCTAGGTGTAGGTGGAATTTTGGGCTCTGTGTGGAGGGTATTTTATCATTCGATTAAAATGTACTTTAGTGTGGCCTGTTAGGAttattgatgattttaatttcacTAATAAAAATTTCATCACACTAAAGACTGCAATTCCTGTAAGTAGTTTGGTTAGGAAAAAGGTTAAGATCCCTTGACCTAGAGATATCCCATGTACATCTGCTATACTTAAGGATTTCATTAAAAGGTCCACTAATTAACCAGAAAAATTATGCAGTGAGATGGCTGCTAGTATTAACTATAATCCAAGATCATGCTCCATTTCACAGCATTCAGCTTCAGTCAGTCACCTTACGCAtttcaatttatttgagaaattccagtctggattccgcactggtcatagtacagaaacggcactgaCACATGtaaacattctgatatcctctgatgaaggaaactccattgtaattatgttgtttGACTGCATagcatttgacactattgaccattctattttactgcacaggctagaaaatgatgttgggcttacagtaACTGTGCtagcttggtttagttcttatttatcaaatcgattccaatatgtacagaaatgtgctgacagtactccatcattatacacagaagtgagatatggtgtcccacagggctcagtactgggacctttactattttcacATTACATggttccactgggatctctcataagaaaacaatgttaactttcactgtatgcagatgacacccagttatacctttcttttcgATCAAATTAAGCTTCTCCaaagttgtctttaattagttataTAAATGAATTAAAGAAATGGATGGACGAGAACAACctatctttaaacacagataaaacagatgttaattactggagggaatgatgctgatcacaacaatattttgtcatcatttaactcagttggaatcaccattaattttactgactctaaagatagataagatagatactttattaatcccaaggggaaattcacatactccagcagcagcatactgataaacaatattaaaaagtgataaaaatgcaggtaaaatagacaataactttgtataatgttaacgcgtttaaaagtggaattgaagagttgcatagtctGGGGaagtctatcgctgaagctgctcctctgtctggagatgatactgttcagcgCCTGTCGATCTGCCACAGATGTTGaattgtccagctccatgcctacaagacggcctgccttcctcaccagtttgtccaggcgtgaggcgtccttcttctttatgctgcctcccctgcacaccaccgagtagaagagggcacttgccacaaccatctgatagaacatcagcATCttattatcatattattattatcttatcagcctgcaatctaggagttatctttgactttagcatgtcatttaaagtgcacattacaaagttgtccaaatcatgtttcttccatcttaaaaatgttgggaaagtaaggtgctttctaaataaacaggattctgagaaattaattcatgcatttatttatagtaggactgactactgcaatgctatgttcactggatgttcaaagtGTTCCTTATACAGCCTtcaattaatccaaaatgctgctacaagaattattGTAAGAAcaaggaaatatgaaaatatagctccagttcttaaatccttacactggcaccCAGTTAAAtttaaggcagatttcaaaatcctccttttaacatataaagccttaaatggccaaggtccggcttactagTCTGAATTTATGaggacttacaaaccagagcgcactttaagatctcaagatgccaatcTACTtaggattccaaagattaataaaataacagtgggaggttgagcttttagttacagggaccATAAACagtggaatggtctgtctgcactacttcagtttagtatatcctgaccggagctgttgattaactgtacagactgcatctctgttgttggtcattagaagtaaaacataagtaatatgatagttataatttgttactaactctcacctattctgtttctcttcttggtaatcaaatgtggcacttggtgcctgcctaaggtaaagtcatccctgatggaggatcacaggaatcgtcaggttgaggggtcctttcatcgaattggctggcccagcactatcccagctgtggaatggaattggggaaggcagcttgatggcggaggtctccaggactctaaacaaatccaaattatattatgtgatatcatctactattaaatactgctctgtacttgtaatatttttattttactgttatgctgtattgaggattacttgtgttttgttctttgtatTGACCTTGCTTCTTTttcacacccactgcacacccagcctacctggaaaggggtctctctttgagctgcctttcccaagtttcttctattttttccctactagggtgtttttttttttttaaggagtttttccttgtcttcttagagagtcaaggctagggggctgtcattacggcacttcttgtgtgattttgagctatactaaaataaattgtattatatacgGTGTTTGTGGGGGGCACTGACCATAAggcaaaacattttgaaagttcTTGGCttaaaaaatttgggaacccctGGTGTACACCATTATTTACTATCTGTTTAAAATGTAGTAAAGTTTCATTAGAGTGTATGAAACATTTATGGATTTTACATGGGGATTTTGTATCTTGTTgtttaagattttcatcatcagCATCATAATTATCATTCTGCCTTTCCAAGTCTTTTGGTTAGTTCATCTATTACAGGGGTAGGCAAAGACATTCCTGGAGGACCGCAatgggtgcaggtttttgttccaacccagttgcttaataagaagcacttgttgccccagtaacacttctgcttcattttaattgtcgCTGTCATTAAGATTTTGAGCCATTATTGCTCGTTTTAGTCTTAAATAGCCGTTTTCTTGTTActccttattagcagtaagatgcaaaatggcaaaagaaaccagcagttctccatttagcttaccatttgcacctgtgtgtatttactgtgcactagggaatccattcccggaagggtttatccattcccgggaatcccagggatgacacagtgcatggacatctcacatgtgaacggttttagaacgactgaCACTTATGCTgttatataagtacatgtatctagttagttgcggtaataagagcgtagaaagcacaacgtgtccagcgtgcagTCGTCCAGACGAGAGCGTACATTCATGCATAAGCCAGCCACTGGGAAAGCACACTCTGCtgccactgaagtaggcagcacagtcatcagatactgatacacttgctctaaacaacgcccgcgcttgaagttgctctgaaacaccgccatttcagcctttactgatgcatccagtttcttgtcatcattcagTGATgtcaagtttcttggcacagataatgcggatgcaacagactgacgcattgcaatttcaagttgctgttcaaagctgttgtctgacaggcgtcaatgaagtctgcccgtCCTGGCATTAAGTAAGCTGCAGAGTACAGACTCCTACCAGTCCACTGTGCTAAGTCTTCGTGGGAGCgggactgctgctggtctgttgttgactgaattaatcggcaacaactacaccgtgggccaaaaaagtgccacttaattttttcaactataactgttatttcttgatcgatttttacatgctatatatgcgagATTGGCCATTCCCAGTTTCCCGGGAACTATAGCAGtcccgggaatgaaaaatgtccggggagcccgggaatggattccctactgtGCACAATTTCGTTTAATTAAACCAGGGGGCTCCgcaccctgctcgcttcacttgcccacccccatgtttggtttactggatatacaatacaatttattttttgtatagcccaaaatcacataagaagtgctgcaatgggctttaacagcccctttctcctgacagcccccccagccttgaccctctaagaagaccaggaaaaactcccaacaaaaacccttgtagggaaaaaaatcaaagaaaccttgggaaaggcagttcaaagagagacccctttccaggtaggttgggcatgcagtgggtgtcaaaaagaaaaggttaaatacaatacaatacaatacatagaactgaataaattctcaatacagtataaaaataaaaattctagaagtacagagtagaatttcacattagatgatattacataatattatttggatttgtttcaagtcctgaagacctcattcatcaagctgcctccccaattttgccattccacatctgaaatagctaatccgatgaaaggacccctctttcccacgattcccgcgatcctccatcagggatgactttaacttaggcaggcaatatacaatttaaagagacttattttcttgggaattgttaaatatgcattattttcacttttactttaaagacttttgtaaaaacaatacttgtcctttatttccggctttgtgtgtggttacatctctttcttgccagacgtataatgctgcttgttTTGTGAAGGGGgcagctgaatgcatgctaaggataTGCTTTTGGATCATTTccaacttgttttaaatgatggctcactgcctggtctcgcgtgacgttgtaaaaacaatacttgtcatttatttccggccctgggcgtggttaaattctttcttgcaggacatataacgctgctcatgtTGTTGGGGGGTGGGGGCTGCGGTCACGCTGCCCTTCGAtatttttaaagcctgtacagccgctgtcctttttgctactttgtgtctctacTACTCGCGTTGTGattgcttctccatgatcataaatatgcaactgaccgaattgtgttttctttgaaattaaacttgccgTTGCTTTACCTGTTGCGGGTCCATAGATTATAATAgtatatgttccattattgtgttaatctttgttttgtgcattgaatgatgcgaatgcgaaaagactttgttttctgctcttttccttttatttctgacctcattttcttctgctattttttcaattacacctggtcctgatgattaatttccttttttttgcgctaatgcaatcttttattcattgacatttcatttataacatattgtcttttatatgctttatatgcactgagacacctgtttCTGTGtatgctgcttccctttacactagtgattttttttttgcccattctctttcatctcgcagttcttttatttgtcttttgtgatCTTAACttgaagatcatgtatcgtctcctataatagagagatacttgggacggaaagtgaagagaaaaaagtgaaagattgagtattactcatccattttagacttcaaaccatttggatgatatccttagaaaggaaaaaaaatctaggatatgaaaatgacctgacatggcagagtattaacaattattttctaattaagccaATAGGTTGGaggcaaaaacctgcagccactgtggccctccatgactgactttgcccaccccgatCTATTACTCTCTAATGAGCATGTCAGTGGGTCCGAtactgaagtagttgcagccttttagAATTCTGTTTCGTTTGCCCAGGTGTATGCTCTGCTTGTTGTTGTCATTATTAGGTTACAATTAAGGGAAAACACAGCACgaaaatttatattaatgaaatgatgaaagTAAGGCAACTAAAGGTAcaggaaaaatacaaatacagtagcCCCTGCAAAGTCGCGTTCAGTCATTGGGATTTTCCTTagtacctaactaataattgttagtggaaaccgcaaatatcctccgcaattgtCATGGCTTTTTTCaaggcaatactgtactgtagagacaacaggaagcagctgtagagaaaactgcgatttgggatggtgaaagtagccaacagaatttgaaactacaactcccagcagtccctgcagtggctctgatttgtcttctgctgagggtgctggggctgttgaggtcaaaggatgtcagcacaGCTTTTAAAAACGGGGCTGGTGaccaaaatttgtaatttgtgttttaagttcttctctgtctgccttctgttgggttacctgtacttattcattttgtcctggatcgtttcatgcgtctggattgtctgcctgtgtacatgaggactgtaagtggattcatggccatcctgcaaagaaagaagCGCTCCTAAACctgtccacccatcttcaccatttcaggaactaccggtaggactatctgtacattcccattcaacgtgcgggtCTCTAGACTATTTATtgtcatcattacatttcatccgttgccgtttttcatgatttactgtgtgtgttttgtttgtgctttgttgtatttaatgtgtaattgccgtaaggggaacaggggtggtatcgttgtgttctcatttcatttgttttcattacattctttatttgctgtttgattaccggtttgctctGTTTTAGTCTCTGTGAGTGCACATGGGTCAGGTCaatgcatccctggaatctccaccataaaaataaataaatcaccgtcttcttgtTTGTGGCTTTTGCgctacgcttacttaaaagcatGAACACTGCCTggcctttttggctgattgctttgtttctctctcctccccaagacactctctgctcctgttggggatTGTGCttccctatgatgtttgtctaatGATTAattgataactaactgcatacagagctccttttacttctgaaagagacatgtttgtttgaagtgtttgaatgaaGTTCCGTCtatacaatctcctgtgtttctgtgcaattctgtgcccCAAGCggtgcactttgtacatattgttccagtagtttttaaaatagtttgtaCAGTTCATtaacagtgtgtaaaatgattagtgcTGCAGTAATTTTGATGCTCTTTGTatgaaaaatgtgttccattaaaatttcactttttctttgttaattgtgacatttacttaaagtgtagcaaaaaagtatttgccgtgcagggatgcattaaccccaagtatgtggcagtgtAAGGGTTAATGCCCCAAGATGCAGCCGAAATgagctgcaccgtctaaggcttctggcaatgaaaacatgcttgcatgaattacagtacatatagcggtaacattggtattttacattctagcactgcgggagacattcTAAAGGCTCATTCTAAAGACTCCTTAAATGACTAGGAATGGATTCCAATTTAAAAATGTGCAACAAATACACCTTTTCTAAGCTTAATCATTGTAAAATGTGCCTAGGAGTGGAGAGCACTGCAAAAGCTGGTATAGCGTGACATCTTCTCTGAGGTGTATGTTTTGTCCTTAGCTCAAAAACATAGAAACACATTTAGTCAGGCATTGTTAGGACTTTAACAGATTATGCCTGTATTACTGCTCTCTTTGCATTTGTTCTAGATTGCCCTCCCATCTTCACTGACCACCATAATGTGATCAACTTTACTTCACTGTTAAGTTGctgcctaattttatttaaaatgagcaATGTACCAAAATCACTGCCAACTTTTCAATGATCTGGAGGCGTAACtatttaaaattgtgtaaaaacTTAGCTGTTCTACAAATTGATTGTTTTTGAGAACAGCTCTTCTAGGTTTGCTTTAAGTTTTTACACCTTTGTAATTGTTTTACTTCCTAATTTATACTTTAGTAAGGAAAGGGGACACTTTTTGCATAACTGTGGAAAGTTTGTCTGCTTTTCAAAAATCCAATACTAAGTAATACAGAAAAATTATAGTCCTAGAAATAAACACTGAtatcagaaaaatacatttagcaTTCCCTATAAAAGAGATTAATAAACAAACCTCTTTCAGCTGAACAGGAAGATATAGAATAGACCCATCAAAAGCTATGACACTTCCAATGACAGAACTATGTTCTTTCAGCATCCCAAACCGCATGGATCTAGATTCAACAGCTGGGCTACAGGAAAGAAATTTAATTATAAGCAGTTAGCAAGGATCTGAATTAAAGGATAAATCCACATACAGGATATAAAGGAATTATCTAAACACAaagaatataaatgaataatcttttttttctgaacatgTTAAGCCACTCAGTGAATGGATATGAATAACAAACTGAGACAAATTCAGACAAAGATTAATAATTCACATAAATGACAGAATTCTGAGGATTTCCATTCTGGCTAACATATTTGGTAAAGGTGTACAAGCCCAAGGAAACTCAAACCTACTGTCTAAAAAATGTGCATTGAATAGAATCATAAGATATACACTTGACCACTTGAAATCAATGTTGTATATCAAAAATGCTGTCCAAGTTGTTGAATTAACAAAATAACACTTGAGTATCAGATTCTGATTCTGGAGAGCATCAGTGATTGGTAGGCTTTCATTTCAACAAATGTATTGATTTTATGCCAATCCCTGCTGTTAAACTCATTCCGTCAGAAGATCTCTCTGTAGTTTGCAGAAACTATTAGTGTGACTTTTGTgattttttgaaattcaaaaagaTGCCAGAAACACTTTAAGTGCACTAGATATACTCAAATTAGGGTTGTGATTAAAAGCCCTTTTTAAACATTTAGCCAATTTGAAGATGAAAACCATTTaggacaattaaaaaacaaaaacacttaacgcaacttgatgaatgaaacctgttatctttataatggttgacaaacatggaatataacttgaacataacacagcctccaaatacgaacctgactgaaagaaataatgataaacaaatccttgatgacagcaaaactcataacattcacaaaacaattacactgacaatcattttacgttatttttaaaatgtttccttttctttttcataacttctttaacacactacttctccactgcgaagcgcgggtattttgctagtaataaaagaaaaacataaaattaacatgtataacataaatagaaataaaataaatgaaaatatataaaataaataataaatagatgttacataatcacaatgaggaaaccatcagtattactgaaggtcacgaaATGCTAGTAAACacaaatgagtctttaatcttgttttgaacagttcaattgtagacgactcctttatgtaatgaggtagagagttccacaggcaaggagcagcagctgtaaagcTCTGtctcccttagttttacacttggtacaagggacaacaagagacaactgaccagaagatctaagcactctagatggctggtttaaaacacacaatttggataaataggcaagagcaagcccatgtaaagatttaaaacctagcaacaagattttaaaatcaatttgaaaactgacaggcagccagtgtaaagaagctaatattgtaGAAACAGATTCAGACTtttttgccccaaccagaaagcgagtggcagcattctggaccaactgtaacctgcgatcgggatttgctaatcccagaatacagcgagttgcagtaatcaagcgagaaaagataaaagcatgagtagctttgtcaagatccctagaagataaaaaatggcttgatcttacctaatagacaaagttggaaaaagtaactcttgactacagaattaacctgtttctcaaaagagaggttactgtcaaagataacaccaagattggaCTTGAGGTTAAAGAATAACTACCGCTAAAGAGACACTATTAACTATCTTCTGAAACTACTGAAAAATCTGCTTCTCAAATCCAGACCGGAGATTCATTAACAGATGGTTCATCCCACAAAGCTAATCTTAGATATTAATTAGATAATGTCTGAAATACATTTCATGGCTCAAGAGAGAAACAACAGAAGGCTTTAACTAACACCACATACAGCTCAAATTCaagaacattttcaaataagCCCTTTATTTGTAAAGCGTATTTCATAAAGCGACTTTCTGAAGTAGGTAATCACTCTATGCTCATTCATGCTCATCTAGAATACAGCTgatttcaaacttttttcacttctGCAAAAGCATACCCAGGTTATGTGATTTGGTCACAAAAAGATCAAGTGACAGTTGGATGCTTTAGCTATTAAATGGCACTTACTAAGAAATCAGCACCATGAAATTGAGCTATGATCTCAAAAATGTGTATACATATAGAAATAAAAGCCATACCTGAATGTTACATGATACTGGAAGACTGCTTCATTTCTGCATCTGATTTCGATGTAGTTGAAGCCAAGTGGTAAAGGGTTCCCCTTCAGGCCTTGCTTATTCAAAGGCACTCTGAAAATAAACACACTAGTCATTATAATACATCAGTAGCAGTTCATAAAActttaaacataaatgcaaactatcataacaataacaatattataacaaaatatctgaaaataaaaaaatgaaaatctgagaaACACTGATCTGCTCTTGGCAACAAAACATATGGATGATAATCTCAGATAAATGAAAATGGGTTTTGGAAATGACTGATATGAAGGATGAGAGCACTAACAAACCAGTTTTCAATAACTTGTTTCAATAAAAGCTAAATAAGggattggttggaatgaaaattgcaGTCCTCAAAAATTTAGACTTCTGAgttagctgatcatctgttgaCTCACTTTGCTTCTCTTTATTGTTTGACTGtcggttaagaaaaaaaaaaagcaagtaagtaaaaaagaattacattaactcttttagggctcatttttttgtttcttttctcctagggctgaatatttttccaaaaactaacatttttttttttaaaaagaacacacagcaattgtttaacatatgaaatcaacaaaaaatatttacttttgacaaatgtcacAGTCTAGCATGTTGTATACTATGGTTACatactatgatttcacatacatgttacacagtAAAGTCCTGCAAAGTGTGATATCGCTCAAAGCaaccaattgcatgcattgccacattccactgcttacaatatgtgttgctttggtgcctccttttcaattgtctcttgctgcactttctcacatacaTTGTTAGCGTGTACGGTAGAGAGATaagtcacccgtttgacatcgtgccatgccactagcaccaagttttctgcccgcatgaaaactgTATTGTAatctcttttcatcttcagcatgtctggc encodes:
- the LOC120519946 gene encoding piwi-like protein 2; translation: VPLNKQGLKGNPLPLGFNYIEIRCRNEAVFQYHVTFSPAVESRSMRFGMLKEHSSVIGSVIAFDGSILYLPVQLKEEVDLKCTRKTDNAEISLKMKMTSILPPNSNLCIPFYNVVLRRVMKILDFKQIGRNHYDPKRAVILGKHRFVFTITT